Proteins encoded by one window of Nocardioides euryhalodurans:
- a CDS encoding DUF808 domain-containing protein yields the protein MAGGLFALLDDVAALARIAAASVDDVGAAAGRASAKAAGVVVDDTAVTPQFLEGSAAERELPIIKKIAIGSLRNKLLFILPAALLLSEFLPQALPVLLIIGGTYLAYEGAEKVWERVSGHHADEAEQELAEQGEFTAEHEAKTVSGAIRTDFILSAEIMVIALNEVVGSDPDAGFVMKAAILTVVAIFITALVYGVVALIVKMDDVGLKLTLRPSERSQRVGHALVGAMPRLLAAISLIGTLAMLWVGGHILLTSLDELGWHAPYDLVHHWEEAVHDAVDGIGALLGWLVNTLASAVVGLVVGAVAVAVMHVLPFGHGKGGEKAAS from the coding sequence ATGGCCGGCGGACTCTTCGCCCTGCTCGACGACGTGGCCGCCCTGGCCAGGATCGCTGCCGCGTCCGTCGACGACGTCGGCGCCGCGGCGGGGCGCGCCAGCGCCAAGGCCGCGGGAGTGGTCGTGGACGACACGGCCGTGACGCCGCAGTTCCTCGAGGGATCGGCCGCCGAGCGGGAGCTGCCGATCATCAAGAAGATCGCGATCGGCTCGCTCCGCAACAAGCTCCTCTTCATCCTGCCGGCCGCGCTGCTGCTCAGCGAGTTCCTGCCCCAGGCGCTGCCCGTGCTGCTGATCATCGGCGGTACCTACCTCGCCTACGAGGGTGCGGAGAAGGTCTGGGAGCGGGTCAGCGGCCACCACGCCGACGAGGCCGAGCAGGAGCTGGCCGAGCAGGGGGAGTTCACCGCCGAGCACGAGGCGAAGACGGTCTCCGGGGCGATCCGGACCGACTTCATCCTCTCCGCCGAGATCATGGTGATCGCCCTCAACGAGGTCGTCGGCTCCGACCCCGACGCCGGCTTCGTCATGAAGGCCGCGATCCTCACGGTGGTCGCGATCTTCATCACCGCCCTCGTCTACGGCGTGGTCGCGCTGATCGTGAAGATGGACGACGTCGGCCTGAAGCTCACGCTGCGCCCCTCGGAGCGGTCCCAGCGGGTCGGGCACGCGCTCGTCGGCGCGATGCCCAGGCTGCTCGCGGCGATCTCCCTGATCGGCACCCTCGCCATGCTGTGGGTCGGCGGCCACATCCTGCTGACCAGCCTCGACGAGCTGGGCTGGCACGCGCCGTACGACCTCGTCCACCACTGGGAGGAGGCCGTCCACGACGCCGTCGACGGCATCGGCGCGCTCCTCGGCTGGCTGGTCAACACCCTGGCCTCGGCCGTCGTCGGCCTCGTGGTCGGCGCGGTCGCCGTCGCGGTCATGCACGTCCTGCCGTTCGGGCACGGGAAGGGCGGCGAGAAGGCCGCATCGTAG
- a CDS encoding Trm112 family protein has product MNLDPALLEIIVCPACHGDLVVTGEELVCQGCGLAYPVRDDIPVLLVDEARRPG; this is encoded by the coding sequence ATGAACCTCGACCCCGCCCTGCTGGAGATCATCGTCTGCCCCGCCTGCCACGGCGACCTCGTCGTGACGGGGGAGGAGCTCGTGTGCCAGGGATGCGGCCTCGCCTACCCGGTCCGCGACGACATCCCCGTCCTGCTGGTCGATGAGGCACGTCGGCCCGGGTGA
- the mtrA gene encoding MtrAB system response regulator MtrA — protein MSQAPDAATRGRILVVDDDASLAEMLTIVLRQEGFESHMCGRGDDALQAFRDSKPDLVLLDLMLPGKDGIDVCKEIRAESGVPIVMLTAKGDTIDVVLGLESGADDYIVKPFKPKELIARIRARVRRFDAPSPEGLSIGDLEIDVAGHSVTRGGRTIGLTPLEFDLLVCLARKPWQVFTREVLLEEVWGYRHAADTRLVNVHVQRLRSKVEHDPENPEIVVTVRGVGYKAGSA, from the coding sequence ATGAGCCAGGCACCCGACGCCGCGACGCGCGGCCGGATCCTCGTCGTCGACGACGACGCCTCCCTCGCGGAGATGCTCACGATCGTCCTGCGCCAAGAGGGCTTCGAGAGCCACATGTGCGGTCGCGGCGACGACGCGCTGCAGGCCTTCCGGGACTCCAAGCCCGACCTGGTGCTGCTCGACCTGATGCTCCCCGGCAAGGACGGCATCGACGTCTGCAAGGAGATCCGGGCCGAGTCCGGGGTGCCGATCGTGATGCTGACCGCCAAGGGCGACACGATCGACGTGGTGCTGGGGCTGGAGTCGGGGGCCGACGACTACATCGTCAAGCCCTTCAAGCCCAAGGAGCTCATCGCGCGGATCCGCGCCCGCGTACGCCGCTTCGACGCGCCGTCGCCGGAGGGACTGTCCATCGGCGACCTCGAGATCGACGTCGCCGGGCACTCCGTGACCCGGGGCGGTCGGACCATCGGCCTGACGCCGTTGGAGTTCGACCTGCTGGTCTGCCTGGCGCGCAAGCCGTGGCAGGTCTTCACCCGCGAGGTGCTGCTGGAGGAGGTCTGGGGCTACCGCCACGCGGCCGACACCCGGTTGGTCAACGTCCACGTCCAGCGGCTGCGGTCCAAGGTGGAGCACGACCCCGAGAACCCCGAGATCGTCGTCACCGTCCGAGGCGTCGGCTACAAGGCCGGGTCCGCGTAG
- a CDS encoding DUF5719 family protein, which yields MTDQTPTPEPAGRRTAARRRFSPTALLAVLLPLLTVGALALVQPEAEVAVGQAAEEVPVVQADLVCPPALAADAELAVAPAGELDDGTAEIDDGNGEPSDVELRSDAVTPLTGRDDAAFVRAQGAVAAQLLASRFQPEGLAATECPVPRPTSWFTGVGADADHASVLELANPDAGPAVADVTVLGRNGPIDVPELRGLTVQGGRTVSVDLAQAVPTRSELTIQVVVSRGRLGATMADEVPELGTREATRDWLPSTVEPVTEQLLLGLVGGEGEDTLTLANPGEDEARVEVRIVTADASFVPEGQEEIAVAPGTVETVTLTDQLRRQIPDGALGLQVTSSTPVTSGLSSVVEDDLVHAAPVVAVGAPMTALVPPGESSVRLAGAAGAGVVVVESFDDGRSLGEERLELTEGSGGAIDLPEGTSLVRITPRRTSVAASVVTTGNGATVVPVGDLVRTALVPSVRPGLG from the coding sequence ATGACCGACCAGACACCTACGCCCGAGCCGGCCGGCCGCCGTACCGCCGCCCGGCGGAGGTTCAGCCCCACCGCGCTGCTGGCCGTGCTGCTGCCGCTGCTCACGGTGGGGGCGCTCGCGCTGGTGCAGCCCGAGGCCGAGGTGGCCGTCGGGCAGGCGGCCGAGGAGGTGCCGGTGGTCCAGGCCGACCTGGTCTGCCCGCCCGCCCTCGCCGCCGACGCCGAGCTCGCCGTGGCGCCCGCCGGTGAGCTGGACGACGGCACGGCCGAGATCGACGACGGCAACGGCGAGCCGAGCGACGTCGAGCTGCGCTCCGACGCAGTGACCCCGCTGACCGGCCGGGACGACGCGGCCTTCGTCCGCGCGCAGGGTGCGGTCGCGGCCCAGCTGCTGGCCTCCCGCTTCCAGCCCGAGGGGCTCGCGGCCACCGAGTGCCCGGTGCCGCGACCGACCTCGTGGTTCACCGGCGTCGGCGCGGACGCCGACCACGCCTCGGTCCTGGAGCTCGCCAACCCCGACGCGGGCCCGGCCGTCGCCGACGTCACGGTCCTCGGCCGCAACGGTCCGATCGACGTCCCCGAGCTGCGCGGTCTCACGGTCCAGGGCGGACGGACGGTCTCGGTCGACCTGGCCCAGGCGGTGCCGACCCGTAGCGAGCTGACGATCCAGGTCGTCGTCTCCCGGGGCCGGCTCGGCGCCACGATGGCCGACGAGGTCCCGGAGCTCGGCACCCGCGAGGCCACCCGCGACTGGTTGCCGTCGACCGTGGAGCCGGTGACCGAGCAGCTGCTGCTCGGCCTCGTCGGTGGCGAGGGGGAGGACACCCTCACGCTCGCCAACCCCGGTGAGGACGAGGCCCGGGTCGAGGTACGCATCGTCACCGCGGACGCGTCGTTCGTCCCGGAGGGCCAGGAGGAGATCGCGGTCGCCCCCGGCACGGTCGAGACCGTGACCCTCACCGACCAGCTGCGCCGCCAGATCCCCGACGGCGCGCTCGGGCTCCAGGTGACCAGCTCCACGCCGGTGACCTCCGGGCTGTCGTCGGTCGTCGAGGACGACCTCGTGCACGCCGCACCCGTGGTCGCCGTCGGTGCGCCGATGACCGCGCTGGTGCCGCCGGGGGAGTCCTCGGTGAGGCTCGCCGGTGCTGCCGGGGCCGGGGTCGTGGTGGTGGAGTCCTTCGACGACGGCCGGTCGCTCGGCGAGGAGCGCCTCGAGCTGACGGAGGGCTCCGGCGGGGCGATCGACCTCCCGGAGGGCACCAGCCTGGTCCGGATCACGCCCCGGCGTACGTCGGTGGCGGCGTCGGTCGTCACGACCGGCAACGGCGCGACGGTGGTGCCCGTGGGTGACCTCGTCCGCACCGCGCTGGTCCCCAGCGTGCGCCCCGGCCTGGGCTGA
- a CDS encoding DUF3499 domain-containing protein → MSPVRRCSRTACGRSAVMTLTYVYSDQTAVLGPLATFAEPHAYDLCEAHSERLSAPRGWEVMRLQPDPAAQGPSGDDLLALADAVREAARPAAPPPGPTLAEESGREVTRRGHLRVLTSD, encoded by the coding sequence GTGAGTCCTGTCCGGCGGTGTTCGCGCACGGCGTGTGGCCGCTCGGCGGTCATGACGCTGACCTACGTCTACTCCGACCAGACCGCCGTGCTCGGTCCGCTGGCCACCTTCGCCGAGCCCCACGCCTACGACCTGTGCGAGGCGCACAGCGAGCGGCTCTCCGCCCCGCGGGGCTGGGAGGTGATGCGGCTCCAGCCCGACCCGGCGGCCCAGGGACCGAGTGGTGACGACCTGCTGGCGCTCGCTGACGCCGTCCGCGAGGCGGCGCGCCCGGCGGCGCCGCCGCCCGGACCGACCCTCGCGGAGGAGTCCGGCCGCGAGGTGACCCGTCGTGGGCACCTGCGGGTGCTCACCTCCGACTGA
- the mtrB gene encoding MtrAB system histidine kinase MtrB yields the protein MALDPSTGSGLRRLGVQRATTVLRHGLTFWRRSIQARVVASTVLLSALVIGIVGVFLLQQTRDGLLEQREAAAVGEATRVTEEAQDSLDGVPATETDVALQLGELVDPIVELGLTRDFAVVLSGPAGDSRIADSAQYTPRLDKTSVPSALEEHFQGNATTAFTYTELRRETSDGDVVAEPAIAVGSQVRLPADSRTYTLYYLFPLSDEIATLQLVGRAMLTAAGLLLLLVAGLTWLVTRQVVTPVRMARRVAERLAAGQLQERLRVSGEDDLARLATSFNQMATNLQRQIRQLEELSRVQRRFVSDVSHELRTPLTTVRMAGELLHDARGEFDPTTARAAELLLSELDRFETLLVDLLEISRFDAGAAVLEIDDLDLVDVAHRIVDATSALAAQNGVMVRIEADGPCRAEADVRRVERIVRNLVTNAIDHAESGDIVIRVASDEHAAALAVRDHGVGLAIGEAAMVFNRFWRADPARARTSGGTGLGLSIAMEDTHLHGGWLQAWGRPGEGAQFRLTLPRRNGGVLRRSPLPLVPVDATEPVA from the coding sequence ATGGCTCTCGACCCCTCGACAGGCTCAGGACTCCGCCGGCTGGGCGTGCAGCGTGCGACCACCGTGCTCCGTCACGGCCTGACCTTCTGGCGACGGTCGATCCAGGCCCGCGTCGTGGCCAGCACGGTGCTGCTGTCCGCGCTGGTCATCGGCATCGTGGGCGTCTTCCTCCTGCAGCAGACCCGCGACGGGCTCCTGGAGCAGCGCGAGGCGGCCGCCGTCGGGGAGGCGACCAGGGTCACCGAGGAGGCCCAGGACAGCCTCGACGGGGTCCCGGCGACGGAGACCGACGTCGCGCTCCAGCTCGGCGAGCTGGTGGACCCGATCGTCGAGCTCGGCCTGACCCGCGACTTCGCCGTCGTCCTCAGCGGACCTGCCGGCGACTCGCGCATCGCCGACTCGGCGCAGTACACGCCCCGGCTGGACAAGACCAGCGTGCCGAGCGCCCTGGAGGAGCACTTCCAGGGCAACGCCACGACCGCGTTCACCTACACCGAGCTGCGTCGCGAGACCTCCGACGGCGACGTCGTCGCCGAGCCGGCGATCGCCGTCGGCTCCCAGGTGCGGCTGCCGGCCGACTCCCGGACGTACACGCTCTACTACCTGTTCCCACTGAGCGACGAGATCGCCACCCTGCAGCTGGTCGGACGGGCCATGCTCACCGCTGCCGGCCTGCTGCTGCTCCTCGTGGCCGGCCTGACCTGGCTGGTCACCCGGCAGGTCGTCACCCCCGTGCGGATGGCGCGCCGGGTCGCCGAGCGGCTGGCCGCCGGGCAGCTGCAGGAGCGGCTGCGCGTGAGCGGCGAGGACGACCTCGCCCGCCTCGCGACGTCCTTCAACCAGATGGCGACCAACCTGCAGCGCCAGATCCGCCAGCTCGAGGAGCTCTCCCGCGTGCAGCGCCGGTTCGTGTCCGACGTCTCCCACGAGCTCCGGACGCCGCTCACCACGGTGCGGATGGCGGGGGAGCTGCTCCACGACGCCCGTGGGGAGTTCGACCCCACGACGGCACGCGCGGCCGAGCTGCTGCTGTCCGAGCTCGACCGGTTCGAGACGCTGCTGGTCGACCTGCTCGAGATCAGCCGCTTCGACGCCGGTGCCGCGGTCCTGGAGATCGACGACCTCGACCTCGTCGACGTCGCCCACCGGATCGTCGACGCGACCTCCGCGCTCGCGGCGCAGAACGGCGTCATGGTGCGGATCGAGGCGGACGGCCCGTGCCGTGCGGAGGCCGACGTACGCCGGGTGGAGCGGATCGTGCGCAACCTCGTCACCAACGCCATCGACCACGCCGAGAGCGGGGACATCGTGATCCGGGTGGCCAGCGACGAGCACGCCGCGGCGCTCGCGGTCCGCGACCACGGGGTGGGGCTTGCGATCGGCGAGGCCGCGATGGTCTTCAACCGCTTCTGGCGGGCCGACCCGGCCCGCGCCCGCACCAGCGGTGGCACCGGCCTGGGCCTCTCGATCGCCATGGAGGACACCCACCTCCACGGCGGCTGGTTGCAGGCCTGGGGGCGGCCCGGTGAGGGGGCGCAGTTCCGGCTGACGCTGCCGCGGCGCAACGGGGGAGTGCTGCGGCGCAGCCCGCTGCCGCTGGTCCCCGTCGACGCGACGGAGCCGGTGGCATGA
- a CDS encoding metallopeptidase family protein: MEEAVDGAPRRRRSRDRRGRGMRGPGVLPRVLGVPERRTGGERFDELVIGVVSDIDERWSTRLGVLEYAVEDAPQIPDDWHPETVPLSSLVRGAKGAPTRLVLFRRPIEHRAGSRGELEALVLTVVVEQVAELLGVEPEVVDPRYGGGEG, encoded by the coding sequence GTGGAGGAGGCAGTCGACGGGGCACCCCGGCGGCGTCGGTCGCGGGACCGTCGCGGGCGCGGCATGCGCGGACCGGGCGTGCTGCCCCGTGTGCTCGGGGTGCCGGAGCGACGCACCGGCGGCGAGCGGTTCGACGAGCTGGTCATCGGCGTCGTCTCCGACATCGACGAGCGCTGGTCGACCCGCCTCGGCGTGCTGGAGTACGCCGTCGAGGACGCGCCCCAGATCCCCGACGACTGGCACCCCGAGACGGTGCCGCTGTCCTCGCTGGTCCGCGGCGCCAAGGGCGCACCCACCCGGCTCGTGCTCTTCCGCCGGCCGATCGAGCACCGGGCGGGCTCGCGCGGCGAGCTCGAGGCGCTCGTGCTGACCGTCGTCGTCGAGCAGGTGGCCGAGTTGCTGGGCGTGGAGCCCGAGGTGGTCGACCCCCGCTACGGCGGCGGCGAGGGCTGA
- the mmuM gene encoding homocysteine S-methyltransferase — MADDGTIVLDGGLSTALEEQGADLAGPLWTARLLADEPERLAAAHRAFYAAGATVATTASYQVSVEGLVAAGHDSTVAARLVTRSVTLAQEVRDELSATRPGLLVAASVGPYGAFLADGSEYRGRYGVPASRLRDFHGPRLELLAEAGPDLLAVETVPDADEAEVLVALLDELAVPAWFSYSVRGDTTGAGQPLADAYAVVAGSRSVLAAGVNCSEPADVLGAIGTAVTVTGLPAVAYPNRGGTWDSTTKQWAYGGPLDLDLVEAWVAAGARYVGGCCGAGPADIGEIADRLRTT, encoded by the coding sequence GTGGCGGACGACGGGACGATCGTGCTGGACGGCGGGCTCTCCACCGCCCTGGAGGAGCAGGGAGCCGACCTGGCCGGCCCGCTGTGGACCGCCCGTCTCCTGGCCGACGAGCCCGAGCGGCTGGCGGCCGCCCACCGCGCGTTCTACGCCGCGGGCGCCACGGTGGCCACGACGGCGAGCTACCAGGTCAGCGTCGAGGGCCTCGTCGCCGCCGGTCACGACAGCACCGTCGCGGCTCGGCTGGTCACCCGGAGCGTGACGCTGGCGCAGGAGGTCCGCGACGAGCTCTCGGCGACACGTCCGGGACTGCTGGTCGCGGCGTCCGTCGGGCCGTACGGCGCCTTCCTCGCCGACGGGTCCGAGTACCGCGGCCGCTACGGCGTGCCCGCGAGCCGGCTGCGCGACTTCCACGGCCCCCGCCTCGAGCTGCTGGCCGAGGCCGGGCCCGACCTGCTCGCCGTCGAGACGGTCCCGGACGCCGACGAGGCCGAGGTGCTGGTGGCCCTGCTGGACGAGCTCGCCGTGCCCGCGTGGTTCAGCTACTCCGTGCGCGGCGACACGACCGGTGCCGGTCAGCCGCTGGCGGACGCGTACGCCGTCGTGGCCGGCAGCCGGTCGGTCCTCGCGGCCGGCGTCAACTGCTCCGAGCCGGCCGACGTCCTGGGGGCGATCGGGACGGCCGTGACGGTGACGGGGCTGCCCGCGGTGGCCTACCCCAACCGGGGCGGCACCTGGGACAGCACGACCAAGCAGTGGGCGTACGGCGGCCCGCTCGACCTCGACCTCGTCGAGGCGTGGGTCGCAGCCGGGGCACGCTACGTCGGCGGCTGCTGCGGCGCGGGCCCGGCCGACATCGGCGAGATCGCCGACCGGCTGCGGACCACCTGA
- the ahcY gene encoding adenosylhomocysteinase: MDFKVADLDLAEFGRKEISLAEHEMPGLMAMRERYGADKPLAGARIAGSLHMTVQTAVLIETLVALGAEVRWASCNIFSTQDHAAAAVAVGPEGTVEQPSGVPVFAWKAETLEEYWWCTQQILNWPGDTFANMILDDGGDATMLVHLGVDAEKSGQAPDPATAKSHEQKIVFDVLNASLAESKDRYTKIAGEIMGVTEETTTGVLRLYDMMKEGSLLFPAINVNDSVTKSKFDNKYGCRHSLIDGINRATDVLIGGKVAVVCGYGDVGKGCAESLRGQGARVIVTEIDPICALQAAMDGYQVDTLDNVLDIADIIITATGNKDVVTVDQMSRMRHNAILGNIGHFDNEIDMAGLEKPGVAERDNIKPQVDVWTFPSGNAIIVLSEGRLMNLGNATGHPSFVMSNSFTNQVLAQIELYTKPEEYPVGVYVLPKHLDEEVARLHLGALGARLTTLSDDQAGYLGVPVEGPYKTDAYRY, from the coding sequence GTGGACTTCAAGGTTGCCGACCTGGACCTGGCCGAGTTCGGCCGCAAGGAGATCTCCCTCGCCGAGCACGAGATGCCCGGCCTGATGGCGATGCGCGAGCGCTACGGCGCCGACAAGCCGCTCGCCGGCGCGCGGATCGCCGGCTCGCTGCACATGACGGTCCAGACCGCCGTGCTCATCGAGACCCTCGTGGCGCTCGGTGCCGAGGTCCGCTGGGCCTCGTGCAACATCTTCTCCACCCAGGACCACGCTGCTGCCGCAGTCGCGGTCGGCCCCGAGGGCACCGTGGAACAGCCCTCCGGCGTGCCGGTCTTCGCCTGGAAGGCCGAGACCCTGGAGGAGTACTGGTGGTGCACCCAGCAGATCCTGAACTGGCCCGGTGACACCTTCGCGAACATGATTCTCGACGACGGGGGCGACGCCACCATGCTCGTCCACCTCGGCGTCGACGCGGAGAAGTCGGGCCAGGCGCCCGACCCCGCGACCGCCAAGAGCCACGAGCAGAAGATCGTCTTCGACGTGCTGAACGCCTCGCTGGCCGAGAGCAAGGACCGCTACACCAAGATCGCCGGCGAGATCATGGGCGTCACCGAGGAGACCACCACCGGTGTGCTGCGTCTCTACGACATGATGAAGGAGGGCTCGCTGCTCTTCCCGGCCATCAACGTCAACGACTCGGTGACCAAGTCGAAGTTCGACAACAAGTACGGCTGCCGCCACTCGCTCATCGACGGCATCAACCGTGCGACCGACGTCCTCATCGGCGGCAAGGTCGCGGTCGTCTGCGGCTACGGTGACGTCGGCAAGGGCTGCGCCGAGTCCCTCCGGGGCCAGGGCGCCCGGGTCATCGTCACCGAGATCGACCCGATCTGCGCGCTGCAGGCCGCCATGGACGGCTACCAGGTCGACACCCTCGACAACGTCCTCGACATCGCCGACATCATCATCACCGCGACCGGCAACAAGGACGTCGTGACCGTCGACCAGATGTCGCGCATGCGCCACAACGCGATCCTCGGCAACATCGGCCACTTCGACAACGAGATCGACATGGCCGGCCTCGAGAAGCCCGGCGTCGCGGAGCGCGACAACATCAAGCCGCAGGTCGACGTGTGGACCTTCCCGTCCGGCAACGCGATCATCGTGCTGTCCGAGGGCCGCCTGATGAACCTCGGCAACGCCACCGGCCACCCGAGCTTCGTGATGTCGAACTCCTTCACCAACCAGGTGCTGGCCCAGATCGAGCTCTACACCAAGCCCGAGGAGTACCCCGTCGGCGTCTACGTGCTGCCCAAGCACCTCGACGAGGAGGTCGCCCGCCTCCACCTCGGTGCCCTCGGTGCCCGGCTGACCACGCTCTCCGACGACCAGGCCGGCTACCTCGGCGTCCCGGTCGAGGGCCCCTACAAGACCGACGCCTACCGCTACTGA
- a CDS encoding SIS domain-containing protein: protein MATWFDESRLDDEAVWQRVDGPLRALAESGARVRREVGEAAGAIADAVSRSEEQQRPRAVIAAGPDSRLLRAVLEPWCPVPFVAWPGPSLPGWAGGLDLVVVLAPDGGPSSASAVAEAVRRGCQLVVACPPSSMVAEHAAGRWSSVLPTTSGDQLATAVVMLEYLEQVRLGPRVDADRVASALDEVAIACSPHRDLAVNPAKMLAIALADTTPVVWGGGVLAARAARRIAEQLRRASGRTALAGDAEHLLPVLEATPQRDVFDDPFADEPRELRPMLLVLDDGSEEPLVREERGQLRAAAASRGIRVETLTTDAPTEVARYASLLLSGSYAAAYLRLGLVED, encoded by the coding sequence ATGGCGACCTGGTTCGACGAGTCCCGCCTCGACGACGAGGCGGTGTGGCAGCGCGTCGACGGTCCGCTGCGGGCGCTGGCGGAGTCCGGCGCCCGGGTGCGCCGCGAGGTCGGTGAGGCCGCCGGGGCGATCGCCGACGCGGTCTCCCGGTCCGAGGAGCAGCAGCGACCGCGTGCCGTGATCGCGGCGGGGCCCGACTCCCGGCTGCTGCGCGCGGTCCTCGAGCCGTGGTGCCCGGTGCCGTTCGTCGCCTGGCCAGGGCCGTCGCTGCCCGGCTGGGCCGGCGGTCTCGACCTCGTCGTCGTGCTCGCCCCCGACGGCGGCCCGAGCTCGGCCTCCGCGGTCGCCGAGGCCGTACGCCGCGGCTGCCAGCTGGTCGTCGCCTGCCCACCGTCGTCCATGGTCGCCGAGCACGCCGCCGGACGGTGGAGCAGCGTGCTGCCCACCACGAGCGGCGACCAGCTCGCCACCGCCGTCGTGATGCTGGAGTACCTCGAGCAGGTGCGGCTCGGTCCCCGCGTCGACGCGGACCGGGTCGCCTCCGCCCTCGACGAGGTGGCCATCGCCTGCTCGCCGCACCGCGACCTGGCCGTCAACCCGGCCAAGATGCTGGCCATCGCGCTCGCCGACACGACCCCGGTCGTGTGGGGCGGCGGTGTCCTGGCGGCCCGGGCGGCTCGACGGATCGCCGAGCAGCTGCGGCGGGCCAGCGGCCGGACCGCGCTCGCCGGCGACGCCGAGCACCTGCTGCCCGTCCTGGAGGCGACCCCCCAGCGCGACGTCTTCGATGACCCCTTCGCCGACGAGCCGCGTGAGCTGCGCCCCATGCTGCTGGTGCTCGACGACGGCAGCGAGGAGCCGCTCGTCCGGGAGGAGCGGGGACAGCTGCGCGCCGCGGCCGCGAGCCGCGGCATCCGGGTCGAGACGCTGACCACCGACGCACCCACCGAGGTGGCGCGGTACGCCTCGCTGCTGCTCAGCGGCAGCTACGCCGCGGCGTACCTCCGGCTGGGACTGGTGGAGGACTGA
- a CDS encoding phosphomannomutase/phosphoglucomutase — translation MDPVADGAALDRVFKAYDVRGTVPDQVHPALARATGGAFVAETAADRVVVGHDMRPSSPDLAAAFADGAAAAGADVVMIGLAATDQLYFASGSLDVPGAMFTASHNPAAYNGIKLCRAGARPVGHDTGLRAIRDRLARGESHDASRRGTVSEQDVLADYVDHLLRLAPVDGRRLRVVADAGNGMAGHTAPAVFDRLGGAGVELVPMYFELDGTFPHHEANPIDPTTLVDLQRRVVEEGADVGLAFDGDADRCFLVDERGELVSPSALTSLIASRELAREPGATVIHNLITSRGVPELVTELGGTPVRTRVGHSFIKATMAESGAVFGGEHSGHFYFRDFWRADSGMLAALHALAALAESSGTLSELLADHERYRLSGEINTTVADPRRVITEVRSTYDGRDGVVLDELDGLTVSHDDWWFNVRPSNTEPLLRLNAEGKDTATMERVRDDALDLIRSHA, via the coding sequence ATGGACCCCGTTGCCGACGGTGCGGCGCTCGACCGCGTCTTCAAGGCCTATGACGTCCGGGGCACCGTCCCCGACCAGGTCCACCCCGCCCTGGCGCGGGCCACGGGCGGCGCCTTCGTGGCCGAGACCGCCGCCGACCGGGTCGTCGTCGGGCACGACATGCGTCCCAGCTCGCCGGACCTGGCCGCCGCCTTCGCCGACGGTGCCGCGGCCGCCGGCGCGGACGTGGTCATGATCGGGCTGGCGGCGACCGACCAGCTCTACTTCGCCTCGGGCAGCCTCGACGTGCCCGGCGCGATGTTCACGGCCAGCCACAACCCGGCCGCCTACAACGGCATCAAGCTGTGCCGCGCCGGCGCCCGGCCGGTCGGTCATGACACCGGACTGCGCGCGATCCGCGACCGGCTCGCCCGAGGGGAGTCCCACGACGCCTCGCGGCGCGGGACGGTCTCCGAGCAGGACGTGCTCGCCGACTACGTCGACCACCTGCTGCGCCTCGCTCCCGTCGACGGACGGCGGCTGAGGGTCGTCGCCGACGCCGGCAACGGCATGGCCGGCCACACGGCGCCCGCCGTCTTCGACAGGCTCGGCGGGGCGGGGGTCGAGCTGGTGCCGATGTACTTCGAGCTCGACGGCACCTTCCCGCACCACGAGGCCAACCCCATCGACCCCACCACCCTGGTCGACCTGCAGCGCCGGGTCGTCGAGGAGGGCGCCGACGTCGGCCTCGCCTTCGACGGCGACGCCGACCGGTGCTTCCTGGTCGACGAGCGCGGCGAGCTGGTCTCGCCCTCGGCGCTGACCTCCCTGATCGCGAGCCGGGAGCTGGCCCGCGAGCCCGGCGCGACCGTGATCCACAACCTGATCACCAGCCGCGGGGTTCCCGAGCTCGTGACCGAGCTCGGCGGCACGCCCGTCCGGACCCGGGTCGGCCACAGCTTCATCAAGGCGACGATGGCGGAGTCGGGCGCGGTCTTCGGCGGGGAGCACAGCGGGCACTTCTACTTCCGCGACTTCTGGCGGGCCGACTCGGGGATGCTGGCCGCCCTGCACGCCCTGGCCGCGCTGGCGGAGTCGTCGGGCACCCTGTCGGAGCTGCTGGCCGACCACGAGCGCTACCGGCTGAGCGGCGAGATCAACACCACCGTCGCCGACCCGCGCCGGGTGATCACCGAGGTGAGGTCGACGTACGACGGGCGCGACGGCGTCGTCCTCGACGAGCTCGACGGGCTGACCGTCAGCCACGACGACTGGTGGTTCAACGTCCGCCCGTCCAACACCGAACCCCTCCTCCGGCTCAACGCCGAGGGGAAGGACACCGCCACCATGGAACGCGTCCGTGACGACGCGCTCGACCTGATCAGGAGCCACGCATGA